The following proteins come from a genomic window of Solwaraspora sp. WMMA2065:
- a CDS encoding thiopeptide-type bacteriocin biosynthesis protein: protein MTAPTITVTTTRTWVGLHCFAYWSPADLDTFLAVTVAPLLARLRADGAIADWFYIRYWEGGPHLRIRVRDPLPGVGDRLRAELAELAGQAPYEVFPMDSGSYYRRLGGSAARSAAGWHDHGDVREIPYRPETARYGGPQALLVAEEVFCRSSEIAARIVGAVPPGPARLSVAAELATATAAALGLDELGAARWLRGHAAGWRWQNEVAMLPAAAVQGQAARVLASQGAALRRRWDRTVARVDAQRTAAGAARDDAQRTDAAADPAGERSPAGYWAQVVRAARDALEGPAAAGPADQRWRWVWGSQLHMLFNRLGILPDEERSVCWLVAGTALAPGGPTDFFADGAAAADRRYHEASKFLPGMLQTQRPREAVSERSGTPFRFGGRPVPLPDGDPPRAALADVLRRRVSGRGRLTGPVTAEQLGTLVWSAHGVTHRSQVPLPNGDLYDYAHRPYPSAGAAYAARMRLIVRDVAGVAPGAYHVDDLDRQLWRLGPAPSVPELEASSMWFGADALDVGGIELAEVPALLGLYVQLGELRERYGMRALRFAVAEAGHLAQALSMVAAASGLALGMIGGFYDDVAHELLGLDGIDDVLVYLLPVGRLPGGAR, encoded by the coding sequence GTGACCGCACCGACCATCACCGTCACCACCACCCGCACCTGGGTGGGACTGCACTGTTTCGCCTACTGGTCGCCGGCCGACCTGGACACTTTCCTGGCGGTGACCGTGGCTCCGCTGCTGGCCCGGCTGCGCGCCGACGGCGCGATCGCCGACTGGTTCTACATCCGCTACTGGGAGGGCGGGCCGCATCTGCGGATCCGAGTTCGGGACCCGCTGCCGGGCGTCGGCGACCGGTTGCGGGCGGAGCTGGCCGAGCTCGCCGGCCAGGCACCGTACGAGGTGTTCCCGATGGACAGCGGAAGCTACTACCGGCGGCTGGGTGGCAGCGCCGCCCGGTCGGCCGCCGGCTGGCACGACCACGGCGACGTCCGGGAGATCCCGTACCGGCCGGAGACCGCCCGGTACGGCGGACCGCAGGCGCTGCTGGTCGCCGAGGAGGTCTTCTGCCGGTCCAGCGAGATCGCCGCCCGGATCGTCGGCGCGGTCCCGCCCGGCCCGGCCCGGTTGTCCGTCGCCGCCGAGCTGGCCACCGCCACCGCCGCCGCGTTGGGCCTGGACGAGTTGGGTGCGGCCCGGTGGCTGCGCGGCCACGCCGCCGGTTGGCGGTGGCAGAACGAGGTGGCGATGCTGCCGGCCGCGGCGGTGCAGGGGCAGGCGGCCCGGGTGCTGGCCAGCCAGGGCGCCGCGCTGCGCCGCCGGTGGGACCGGACCGTGGCCCGGGTCGACGCGCAGCGTACAGCGGCCGGGGCTGCCCGCGATGACGCGCAGCGTACCGACGCCGCGGCGGACCCGGCGGGGGAGCGGTCACCGGCCGGGTACTGGGCGCAGGTCGTCCGGGCCGCCCGCGACGCGTTGGAGGGGCCGGCCGCCGCCGGCCCGGCCGACCAGCGGTGGCGCTGGGTGTGGGGCTCCCAGCTGCACATGCTGTTCAACCGACTGGGCATCCTGCCGGATGAGGAGCGGTCGGTGTGCTGGCTGGTCGCCGGGACCGCGCTGGCGCCGGGCGGGCCCACGGACTTCTTCGCCGACGGCGCGGCGGCCGCCGACCGCCGCTACCACGAGGCGAGCAAGTTCCTGCCGGGGATGTTGCAGACGCAGAGGCCGCGCGAGGCCGTCTCGGAACGGAGCGGGACCCCGTTCCGGTTCGGCGGCCGGCCGGTTCCTCTGCCCGACGGGGACCCGCCGCGTGCCGCACTCGCTGATGTGCTGCGCCGGCGGGTCTCCGGTCGGGGGCGGCTGACCGGGCCGGTCACCGCCGAGCAGTTGGGCACCCTGGTGTGGAGCGCGCACGGGGTGACCCACCGCAGCCAGGTGCCGCTGCCCAACGGGGACCTGTACGACTACGCCCACCGCCCGTACCCGAGCGCCGGCGCGGCGTACGCGGCGCGGATGCGGCTGATCGTGCGCGACGTCGCCGGTGTCGCCCCCGGCGCGTACCACGTGGACGACCTCGACCGTCAGTTGTGGCGGCTCGGCCCGGCCCCGTCGGTGCCGGAGCTGGAGGCGTCGTCGATGTGGTTCGGGGCGGACGCCCTCGACGTCGGCGGGATCGAGCTGGCCGAGGTGCCGGCCCTGCTCGGTCTCTACGTGCAGCTGGGGGAGCTGCGGGAACGCTACGGGATGCGGGCGCTGCGGTTCGCGGTGGCGGAGGCGGGTCACCTGGCGCAGGCGCTGTCGATGGTGGCGGCGGCGAGCGGGCTGGCGCTCGGCATGATCGGCGGCTTCTACGACGACGTCGCCCACGAACTGCTCGGCCTGGACGGCATCGACGACGTGCTGGTCTACCTGCTGCCGGTGGGTCGTCTCCCGGGAGGTGCGCGGTGA
- a CDS encoding winged helix-turn-helix domain-containing protein, whose product MSSVPRQPGSARPPGGTGPPTPAVRVLEGVNQLRAVADPIRLRVLAVLTTEPDRALSARQLAHQLGITFSLMHYHLRVLSDEGMIRVVNQRTDQGRAERYFQAAQLALRWDFPPADRSGDDAASANRAGDDGSDGKQAR is encoded by the coding sequence GTGTCCAGTGTGCCACGGCAACCGGGGTCCGCGCGACCGCCCGGCGGTACCGGTCCGCCGACCCCGGCGGTACGGGTGCTCGAGGGCGTCAATCAGCTGCGTGCCGTCGCCGATCCGATCCGGTTGCGGGTGCTCGCGGTGCTCACCACCGAGCCGGACCGGGCGCTGTCCGCCCGCCAGTTGGCCCACCAGCTGGGCATCACCTTCAGCCTGATGCACTACCACCTGCGGGTGCTGTCGGACGAGGGGATGATCCGGGTGGTCAACCAGCGGACCGACCAGGGCCGGGCGGAGCGGTACTTCCAGGCCGCGCAGTTGGCGCTGCGCTGGGACTTCCCGCCGGCCGACCGGTCCGGCGACGACGCCGCGTCGGCGAACCGGGCAGGCGACGACGGGTCAGACGGGAAGCAGGCCCGGTGA